AAGCCTCAAACCTTTGCAGGGCAATTAAAGTACGCTAAATGCGCAAAAATGACTAAAACCCAGATGTATTAACAAACCAAGCGAAACTATAGGAATCCGGTTTGATTTCTGAATTGACTCGTCGAGGTAGGGAACAGGGAACGCTTAACAGAAAGTGTACCTAGCTTCGTCAAAAATCAAAGATGAGTCCTATACAAAAATAAGTATTTAAAAATACCTTAAATAACTAAACAATGTTTCAAACAGTAAAATTTGATTCCAATATATAGCAATCCAGAATCATTTGTAAGAAAATACTGAGCCGATTAAACACGGTATCTGGGAGATAGCGGGTTTGTTGATCTCACAAATCATTTAGGATTACTATATATAATTTTTTACTAATTGTTTTCTCTTCCAACGTTTATAGTCATACTAAAAATCAAACAAAACAGATAAAATGTGTTTTCAGACTTTTTCCGGAAAGAGCATTAGGGAATTGAATTAAAGTATTAAGAACTAAAAGACGCCTGACCACTACGAAAAGGTGTCCTAATAATTACTTATAAACAAGAAAGATGAATATAATTATTCGTTTGCTTAGCGCATTCGCTGTCTCTGCGTCTGCGTTTACTACTGTTTCTTCTATGGTACTAGCAGAAGGAGTTCCCACTAGTCCTCAACAGAGAACACAACAAAGAATTTGCTCTTTCGATCCAGTAGCGGATTTATTACCAACTCCACCAAATCAACTACCAAATCAACCAACCAATTCCCCGCTTTCCTACCTTGCGCAACAAGGTTTTATACAAAACCCAAACGGTGATTGGGTCTGTTATGTGAACGATCCCAAGAAAGAATCGCGCTCTTATACTCTCTTTAAAGTGCAACAAATTGATGGAAAAGTCGTAGCAAGTTCTTTCCTAGAAAACGGTAGTTTAATTAACGGACAAGATAACCGCAGCTTGGACTTGTTCATGATGCTGATTAAGAACCATACAAACGCAACTCTAGGTAATCGTCAAAGTATACGCAGATATCTTTCAGCCTTCATGTCTTTAGTCAAGCAGGGCAAAATTTCAGCTTCACCTCGTGGTTATCTCTTCGACAGTCCAAGCCGTGGATTTGTCTCATACTATCCCCTTAGAGGTGGACAAATCCAGGGTACGGCAATCACCATCGACATCAACATGTTACGAAAAATTACCTTGAAGTGAACATCTCTGTTGGTTGGTTTGCTGTTACAGAGGTGATTCATCCCCGCCTTAGTACTCGTCAAGCAATTGAAATCAACCTCAGGGCTGGTTTTCTCAGCCAGGAAAGTACGTATAGTAAATCAGGTGATGTGCTTGTTCTTTTTCCGTAGAAGCACGGCAATGCCGTGCTTTTCTTGCTGCGCTAAATTAATTTTCTGATATCCCTACTTCTTCTAACCAAATGTGAGGCTTAATCCCTCTCTCAACAGATACCATCCCAAGATAGAGGTATTTACCTACTAAATTTTATTATCTTCAGCAATATATCAAGAAATATTATGTAAAGGAGGCGACTATTACCGCTCAACTATCCAAGGATGTCGTCATCCAGGAATGTCACACCTCAAGCATTGCTGATGCCTTAACACATGCTGTAGAAATTGCTGATTATTGTGCAGCTAACGCGGCTGCGATTGATAACAATGGCGCTTTTCCTGAGAGCGAGTTTAAGCGAATTGCAAAAGCAGGCTTGTTGGCTGCACCTTTGCAGCGAGAGTTAGGCGGGTGGGGTGCAGGTATTGATGCCAATGTTACCTACGAATCACTAATGCTATTAAAGCAGATGGGGCGTGGGAATTTGGCGGTGGGTCGAGTTTATGAGGGGCACGTCAATGCACTGCAACTGATTCAGACTTTTGGAACTAGAGAACAAATTGCAAGTTATGCTTGTGATGCCCGCGATCGCCACAAAATTTTTGGCGTTTGGAATGCCGAAGCGTCTGATGGTGTCAAGATTATCCCTCTTGACAATGGTAAGTATCGTCTGGAAGGTTCTAAAACCTTTTGTTCGGGATCTGGCTATGTTGAGCGTCCCTTTGTGAATGGAGCGTTACCCGATGGTAGTTGGCAAATGTTCATTGTGCCAATGGATCAAGTTACCACACTCAGTGATCCTAATTGGTGGCAACCTTCTGGAATGCGAGCAACTGCTAGCTACAAAGTAAATTTTAGCGGCGTGGAGTTGGAAGAAAGTTCATTAATTGCTAAGCCAGGAGACTACTTTCGCCAGCCTTGGTTGTCTGGGGGAGTCGTTCGCTTTGCTGCGGTGCAATTGGGTGGGGCAGAGGCACTGTTTGACTTAACTCGCCAGTATCTCCAGAAAATGGAATATACAAACGATCCATACCAAAAAGAACGGCTGGGCAGGATGGCGATCGCCATTGAAAGTGGTCATCTGTGGCTACGTGGTGCTGCTGATATGGTAGCAGCTTATGCGCCTGTGTTTGGGGGTTATCCCAGTGTTAACAACCCGCAAGCAGACCAACTTGTCGCCTATGCAAATATGGTGCGGACGACAATTGAACAAATTTGCATTGACACGATGCAAATTTGTGAGCGCTGTATTGGCACTCGCGGTTTACTACCACCAAATCCGATGGAACGCATCATCCGGGATTTAACTTTGTACCTACGTCAACCTGCCTTTGATGCAGCCCTTGCCAATGTTGGACAGTATGTCCTAGCTGAAACTCATCCTGCTCACTTGCTTTGGAATAGTAAGCAACCCCCAGATTGAATCTGGGGGCTTCAGCAAATGTTGAAGCCTAGCTTACCCGACTAAGTACCTTGAGTACTACGTTATTGGCAAGTCGTTAAAGAACCTACCCTGGAATGCGTAGCCAGTTCCAGGCTCTAGAAGTTGAAGGTTAAACAAGCATAAAGGTTTAAAGCTAGTGCCTTTGACATAGTACCGACCAATAACATTGTCCAGGCTAACATTACCCGAAAGGAGGGACTTCATGTCCAAAGTGTTTGTAGTTGACTTAGAAAAACGACCATTAAATCCAGTTCACCCAGCACAAGCGAGGCAATTATTGCGAAACAAAAAAGCAGCCATATTTAAACGGTTTCCTTTCACGTTGATTCTTAAAGAATCACGTCCAGACGCACCAATTCAACCACTCAGATTAAAGATTGACCCAGGTGCAAAACATACAGGAATTGCATTAGTCAACGATTCGACTGGTGAAGTTGTCTTCGCTGCTGAATTGAAGCATAGAGGTTTTGCAATTTCGTTTGCCTTAACTTCTAGAAGACAGCTTCGTAGAGGTAGAAGAAACCGACAAACGAGATATCGTAAACCACGTTTTCTAAATAGAACACGACCTGACGGATGGTTAGCACCAAGCTTACAAAGTCGTGTTGAAAATATTAAGACTTGGGTAAACAGATTACGTAAACTTACATCAATTAACGCAATTAGCCAAGAGTTAGTGCGTTTTGATATGCAATTAATGCGGAATCCAGATATCCAAGGTAAAGAGTATCAGCAAGGCACACTTGCAGGTTACGAAACACGGGAGTTTTTGTTAGAAAAGTGGAATCGACAATGTGCTTACTGTGGAGTCAAAGATGTTCCACTACAAATAGAACACATTTACCCGAGAGCAAAAGGAGGAACGAACTCAATTACAAACTTGACATTGAGTTGCGAGAAATGCAACACAAAGAAAGGGACTAAAGATATCAAGGATTTTTTCAAAAAAAACTCTGCAAGGTTAGAAAAAATCTTGAAACAAGCAAAAAGACCATTGGCTGATGCTGCAGCAGTCAATACAACTAGATTTACGTTGTTAGAAGTCTTAAAAGCAACAGGATTTCCTGTAGAAACTGGTTCAGGAGGATTAACTAAATTTAACCGTAATCAACAGAATTTAGTGAAACTACATTGGTTAGACGCTGCTTGCGTTGGAAAGTCAACACCAATTCTTAATATCAAAGGCGTTAAACCTTTGTTGATTACTGCTAATGGTCACGGTACACGCCAATCATGCCGCACTGATAAATTTGGATTTCCGAATCGTCACTGTTCCAGAACTAAATTTCACTTTGGTTTTCAGACTGGCGATATTGTTAAAGCTGTTGTCACGTCAGGTAAAAAAGTAGGCGGATACGTTGGAAGAATTGCAACTCGTGCAACAGGTAGTTTCAATATTTCAACCAAGAACGGGTTACTTCAAGGGATTAATCACAAATATTGCAAGCACATTCACAAAAA
This portion of the Brasilonema sennae CENA114 genome encodes:
- a CDS encoding acyl-CoA dehydrogenase family protein; amino-acid sequence: MQECHTSSIADALTHAVEIADYCAANAAAIDNNGAFPESEFKRIAKAGLLAAPLQRELGGWGAGIDANVTYESLMLLKQMGRGNLAVGRVYEGHVNALQLIQTFGTREQIASYACDARDRHKIFGVWNAEASDGVKIIPLDNGKYRLEGSKTFCSGSGYVERPFVNGALPDGSWQMFIVPMDQVTTLSDPNWWQPSGMRATASYKVNFSGVELEESSLIAKPGDYFRQPWLSGGVVRFAAVQLGGAEALFDLTRQYLQKMEYTNDPYQKERLGRMAIAIESGHLWLRGAADMVAAYAPVFGGYPSVNNPQADQLVAYANMVRTTIEQICIDTMQICERCIGTRGLLPPNPMERIIRDLTLYLRQPAFDAALANVGQYVLAETHPAHLLWNSKQPPD
- the iscB gene encoding RNA-guided endonuclease IscB yields the protein MSKVFVVDLEKRPLNPVHPAQARQLLRNKKAAIFKRFPFTLILKESRPDAPIQPLRLKIDPGAKHTGIALVNDSTGEVVFAAELKHRGFAISFALTSRRQLRRGRRNRQTRYRKPRFLNRTRPDGWLAPSLQSRVENIKTWVNRLRKLTSINAISQELVRFDMQLMRNPDIQGKEYQQGTLAGYETREFLLEKWNRQCAYCGVKDVPLQIEHIYPRAKGGTNSITNLTLSCEKCNTKKGTKDIKDFFKKNSARLEKILKQAKRPLADAAAVNTTRFTLLEVLKATGFPVETGSGGLTKFNRNQQNLVKLHWLDAACVGKSTPILNIKGVKPLLITANGHGTRQSCRTDKFGFPNRHCSRTKFHFGFQTGDIVKAVVTSGKKVGGYVGRIATRATGSFNISTKNGLLQGINHKYCKHIHKKDGYSYA